gcggcagcggtggtGGAGGTGGTGATGGTGGTGGAGGAGTGGGAGGACTGGTAGCTATGGAGATAGCCCTCGGCTTTTTCGATGTAGGTGCCGAAGCGCTTGTCGCCGTCGAGGTGGGCGTAGTGGGAGGCGGCGTGGAGGAGGTCgccggcggcgccggcgacgcgGCCCTTGTCGAGGGCGGCGGAGTCGTGGCGGATCGCGGACatggcggcgccggcgacgacctGCGCGCTGGAAAGGAGATCGGAgggggacgacgacgacgacgacgacgagtgCTTTTGGGGGTTGCGGGGTTCGTGAGAGGAGGTGGGTTTCGTGGTGTTGGGATAATCGGAGGAGTCCatggcagagagagagagagagagcgagagagagagagagaggggggagaagGAGATGAGATCGCGAGTCTAATTAAAGATGCGACGTTCTTATCTCTTCTTCCGCGTGGtctataaaaaatgataaaaaatggaaaaaaaaaaaaaaaaaaaaaaaaaaaaaaaaaactaagaaaaaTATCTAACGCGTGAGCGGGTGGGGGTGCGCGGATGGAAGTCAACGGACCAATTAAAGCCGCTGCTTTCGATGTCACAACCGTGCCTTGCCGACGGCGGGTGACATTTTTAAATGCCTTCTGGGCGGAAAAATTACTGCCTGTAGCCGGCCTGGCAACACGGCCCGTAGACCGGCCCGGCGACACGGCTGCAGGCCGTATTCGGCCATACCCAGCCGGCCTGCAACCCGGCCTGGTACTGTCCACAGGTCCGTGTAATGGGTGCTGACTGTACTTGACCTCAGTCGTAGCCCGTCCCAATCCGACCCGTAGCCCTTGTGTGGGAACGAGTCGGGCCATTTTGGAATGGACTTAGGTACCGGACAGgattgtttattatttatttatttatttacttttaaattttttatttttttaaatattaatttaaattatttaaatttttaataatttttagaagaaatcatctaaatatttaataaaaaaaaactatatatgttttataaaaTCACTAGTGAAAATActtgaatataaaattaaggctaaattacataaaattttcttataaatatcctttttttttttggctttctcttcctaattttcaaaattctatattttactccctcaaacatttcaagttgttgcatttagcaCCCCTCCGTCAGgtggatatctgaaattttttttgtatataatttaacgaaatattaatagaggagctgaggaaaagaaaaaaaatgcaaccataaaatactaaattaatacactttaaattataaagtactaaagtgagaaagtgtgaaatcacaagagtggtatttgaagtttgcccaATTCTATTTTAGTTCTTTTTCTGAAGTAAAAACTAGTTGCTTGCACCTCcttcatgtatatatatctaataaccataaatttaaaatattttaagcatttaaaaatttaagattcaAGTAAAATGATTAGCAAAATAGAACAAAAACATCAGAAATTAAATATGACTCTTGttgtattttgaaaaaaaaacattggagaagtggaaaagaaaaaaatgtgtaCATACAAACAAGCTCAGATTCGAACTACCAATAATCTCTACATGAACATACTCCATCACTGAAATGGTGAAACCGAATTCGATCCCGAACCACGATTTTTCTCCTGTAGACCCGCGAAACGAGCTTAAAAAATGTATGGCAATCGCCGCACACTCGCAAGTTCTTCGCTATCCTTATAACCGAGCCGGACTGCGTCCTAAGCAGCGCGAACGCAAGAGCGAGCTTCTCGCTATGGTGCATTATGgagctctccctctcctcttcttctatGTCGTAAGACGCCGTCTCAGTATCCGCAACATATCCAGCTAGCTTTAGTTCTCTCTTCATATCATCCAGCATTCGAAAGATCTCCTCGAAATGCTTCTCGGACCGATCAGCGACCACAAACTCATACACCACATTGTCGATTTCGATCGAACTACAGCCGGGGACTTTCGCCATCCCTTTTTGGCTTATCATCTTCCTCACCTGCCCGACCTCGACCCACCTCCTGTTTTGGGATAATAAGTTCGATAACAACACGTAGTTCTCTCCGTTGTCAGGCTCTAGTTCGAGGAGCTTCTTTGTCGCAATCTCGCCAAACTGGGTGTTTCGGTGAACCTTGCAAGCAGAAAGAAATGCCCTCCAAATTACCGCGTCGGGCTCCATCGGCATCGTTCGTATGAGCTCGTAAGCTTCTTGTATAAACCCTGCTCGGCCAAGTAGATCGACGACGCAACCATAGTGCTCGATGGTCGGTTCGAGTCCAAAATCTCTCTGCATACTCGCGAAAATGTTTCTTCCTTCGTCGACGAGCCCTTGATGACAACAAGCGCACAAAACAGCGAGGAAGGTCACTCTATCCGGCTCGACGCTCTCTCTAGCCATTGCCTCGAAAGCGGCCATGGCCGCTTCCCCTCCGCCGTTGACGGCAAACCCCGAAATCAACGCATTCCACGAGAAGACGTTCTTCACTCTCATCGCCCGGAAAACCTTGACGGCCTCGTCCGCCTCTCCGCACTTCATGTACATGTCTACCAGAGCAGTGCCCACAAACACATTAAGCCGCAAGCCGTAATTTTTAACATAGTTATGAATCCACACCCCCTGATTCAGCGCTCCGAGATGAGCGCAGGCCGAGAGCGCGCCTACGACGGTGACCTCGCCCAGCTCGCAATCCGAAGCCAGCATCCGCGAAAACAGACCGTGGGCCTCCTTGAACCTCCTGTTGTGAACGTACCCCGTAATCATCGCGTTCCAGGAGACCGAGTTTCTCttgggcatttcgtcgaacaccttcCGCGCATCGCCGACGCGAGCGAAACCGCAGTACATGGTGACGAGAGCAGTGCTGACGAACACATCGGAGGCAAAGCCCAGCTTTGTGACGCGCCCGTGGATCGGAATTCCGACACCGGGAAGGGATAATTGAGCGATGGATTTGAGGAGAGGGGGGAAGGTGGAGGCATCAGGAGGGAGAGATGCTCTCGCCATGTGGGTGTAAACGAGAAGTGATTGGGAATGGTTGTGTGAGTTGGTGTGGTGCCTAATCAAGGAATTGCATAGGTTGGTGTCGATGAGATGGTGGTAATGGGAGAAGAGAAGGGAAagcgaggaagaagacgaagaagaagaagaagaagcagaagaagaggaagagagggagaggttgaTGAGGTTTTGGAATGATGGGGTAGGTTTCAGTGTTGttgtcatttttatttttaaatttttatttcttttttggtgATTTTCTATAGCTGTTTTTACAGGTTAGGAGTCCTTAATAACCTATggtgaagggaaaaaaaaaaaacatagtacAGCCCTAAATTTTGGACCTgacaaataaatattataaaaagtttcaattttgagATAAAAACGATACCTATAAACTTATAAAGCAGACGTAATGGAACACCCAAGTCTTCGAAGAGTTGAGACAATTCTTACAGATTTTTTTTCGTATTAAAAAAAGGAATCTAAAAAAGATTAGCATGAAAAAAAGGGCTCTTAGAATGAATTGGGTGTGAATTTACACCTACTTatgaacatacaaatattaTTGATCTTTTGAATATAGAATATGTTGATGCGAAATTTCAATTGTTAcggactgtccctagagcaagtggcaaaaggcttggtgattggtatccgagacccaagttcgaatcctatttgattcacattttaaactaagtttatttttaaatgaaataaataaagcgggtagcgtgctgccaatttctctaaaaaaaaaaaaaaatttcaaccatTGGATGGGCAACGAACATTTTGGTCTACCTGTAGACGGTAGCTAAGAGCCCAGGTCAAAATACTTGAGTTTCTTATCTTTGTAATTTCTTTACTATTGATTGGATGAtcaaggggggggggggggtgaattagttgacaactaaaaactcaagtaaaattaaattaagataaaattacacaaccaaataaaataaaaaatcaaactcagatAACACAGATGATTTATCCTGGTTCGACCTTTCTGTCTACTCTAGTCCGATCATTCTTCTTCTCGAGATACCGATTTCATTATCACTTGGCCTTTTGAACAGGATAAAACCAAAGCCACTTATAATAATACAAAACTTCTTTTacaacctctcaagaagctcacaATTACAAATCAATGAACAATTAgaagttagaaaatttttctgaaatTGTATCACAAATAACATCCAAGCCCCCTTTTAAATACACTAGCCATCATTTCAAAAATGGAACAAAAGTATGattaaatcataattgatttcaatttgaattttaaccatatttacaaatgcatttgaattaattccaaaataaattcaAGTTCATATCACATTTGCAAAactcatttgaaatattaccatattgaaaagctcatttaaaattatatcaaatttataaaaaaattttaaattaatactacaaacgaaaaactttttgaattcaTTCCTTCCACATTTGTAAAAGTTTTTGAAATAATACCATACGTATAaaaatcatatttcatatttttaaattcatgccataataaaattatttttgaatttatactatatatcaaATCTCTTTCataccatattaaaataatgctaatttgacattaagctcaaatcaaacccaaaacgTGAATTGGTCAACTTGACTAGGTTGACCAACTCAAATCCGATAAATTATAAAGAAGTCCTCCAAATTTTTATTGTGACACTTGCATCCAATTTGGTACAATTTGATTTTGTCAGGGCCAATTTGAATAATGTGATTGAATTTTTAcctttgatcaaatccggttcagcttgagccactttaaattcAACTACAACCTAAAATTACtaagtaacaaattaaatccaaaatttatttgttatcatcaaaatttattattgaataaaatccaacattgatcaataaaaatttcttttttttatttttctacaaaCAGAATGTATATAGTCTAACTGTTTCCAACGCTCACCGAAATTCGTGAGGATCATCTTACGAATGatcattataaaaaaatttagtatagaAAACTCTCTTATAAAatcatctttttcatttttccttcccaactttcaaaaatctatattttaccctttcaacatttcaagttgttgtaTTTAACTCCCCTCTATCAAGGTTCCATTAGTATCctgttcattttttataatttatactgaatttcttttcaaaataacagaaatatattaaaaaatattttatagaagaagtaaaGGCTGTTTGGTTATTTCACCCTCTCCATTAATAACGTATCtccctgaaaatatttttgaaattttaaaggagCAAAAGACAGATTTTTGAAAGTCGATAAGGAAAAGTGAAAATCAGGTATTTATAAGGagattgtttatattttagcccaaaaaatttgatgaaaatggaaatttaaaactattagattatccattttacttattttaactAAAGCAATTTAAATAGATATTATTAACAGTTAAAATTGTTGATCCACCTAGGTCCTAAACTTGCTAGCAACCTTATGTACACACACACATTCCTCTTTTTCAGATGTAGACTGATGCTACATGACAACATGTTGTTAATGTGTCAACACAATGACTTAATCAtccatacatacacatatatatatatatatgggttaagagagagagagggagagagagagagagagagagagagtgctgaGAAGGTAGATTCCAGAGGAGTGCCATCTGAGAACACACAAAGCAGGTGCCAGGTAAAAGACTTGCAATCTGAGAACACTTGCATTCTGAGAAATGCAAGGCTGGCACTGCATTTTGTGTTCTCAGGTCACCCCTCTGGATCGCCGCCTTCTCAATTgaaatcctttttcttttcttttcttttcttattttgatgTGATCTTATTCTCGAAGTTATTCAGTAGAATAGATTTGAAACTAACATGTTTATTCTTTGGTTTTTCTGATTTGACGTCTTCTTTGTGCAGAATATCAAGATCGGATCGTGACAATTTAGCTTCTTTTGGATGAACATTTCTCTCACGTGTTTGTGACAAAGTGGTGTATTGGTGAAAATTTACAgagaaagatatataataagaatcaacagaaattatattatattatatttgaagtGTTTTGGCAATATCAACTTTTTTTCTGTTCGTTAGTAGCAATTTAGAGTTTAGAAATTAGCGCTAAACGAGGCAGAGGTGTTCTTCtgtattaatattttcatattgccttttcttttattttttggtggGAAATTGCCCTGCCCTGCCCGTAGgctgatattttcaaattgtATGAACCGGAAATTACCAAGTAAATAAAATgtcacaaatttatattgcttttATTTTGATAGGATAAAAAAATAGTCTCCACATATGCCTCAGTAAAATGCGCTGCTGAGTACATAGAAAGGGAACAAACAATCATCTCTGTTTAACACTACCGACATACAATCAATctaacaaaaaaggaaaaacaaattttcttattttaaaggAGGATATTGTTCAGTTTCTAAAATTAGTATGTTTTCTACACTACAGTAAGCATCTATAGTTGATATGGTAAGGaggtattctttttttttttttttgtggaaaagTACCCCCTTAAACTATACTAAAATTGCACAAGCGAAAAGCATTCTTAAGTTCCAATGCTCGCACACACAAaagcacaaaaacaaaaaagagaagattGAATTTTAGATCCAAATACTCAGGATAGCTTTGAAGCTGCGTCTTTCATtagtagagagaaaaaaaaaaagacatgcGAAACATTGTAAAACAGTTTTCAGTCACAGTTACACCGACCTCCACGAGACGGctatcacattttttttttcggagcTCGATTTTTCTTGTAGAACGGTTTAACATCTTTTTTCGTATGCTAAACCACCTAACACGAAGCCGTACTACGCCTACAGATGAAACAGGGTTTCCTTttcgttttgtttttttttctttttcctactttttacactgttaaaagCATTTTAGATCAATCGCAATCGAGAATTCTCCCAAGCCTCCTTCAATCTGGTGCTACAAAAGACCAGCCCTTTTTCCAGCTCTTTCTGCAAAGCTCCTTGGTCTCATCGTCTTCTTTTGAGCTGAAACTTTGAAAAGGATATGGAGAAAATGCTACTAATTCGATTCGAGAACTAACGAGTCTCGCAAGATCTGTAGCAGTCGATAATTGCATAGCTCCGCTAATCTGTAATGAATCCAAAAGGATAAGTAGGCGTTTTTGGGCTGATCCAAAGCTACTATCCGGCCCAATTCCTTTGCCATTTATCCAAAGCATCTGATGACAAGCATCGCCACCACGATGTCGCCGAATGCCTTCTCTACATCTCAATATCCAAGAGCTGGGCCAGAGCATGTCTGGGTTCACTTATCTGCACAAAGCAAGCAATTTTTCAGAGCATATTCAGTTACAAAAGTTTTCTCAACCAACAACTCCAATAGAGAAATGGGCTAGTGCACAAGTTAATCCCTTTAAATGTCTTCTTGTACTTTTTGCGGCTCATGGCCAAGGATAGAATAAAGGTTTTATTgcacaaaaaaaaggaatgacAAGTAAGAAATAAGATGTATGTAACCTAACTTTAGCATTCTGTTGTAGAAACAAAATAGTATTAAAATGCAACAAACACCGGAGTTGTTTCAAGTCATAGCACACACCGGAATTgtcgtatatatatatgtatgtcaCCGATTCAATCTAGAAAGAAGCCACAGAAAAATTATcaaatggaaaaataaaatgaggttGCTCGGTAAGGGGCATACCAAGatgaacaaaataaaacaagCATGTGGAAATGATTATATACTGCCAAGATGAGGCTAAACGAGCAGCAAAATATTACGTCGAACAAAACACTACAGCTTCAATAAATTTCACGATCAAGCTTGAGTAAAGTCATTTATATGCATTAGTTTGTTCTAAAATTATTTCCTAAACAGACCAAAACAACAGTACAACATTACACAGTGAAAGGGGCAATTAATCAGTAATACCTTCTTAGCTGAGGTGAGGACGGTTGGTCAGGCGAAGAGCAGGATGAACTGCCGCGATATGGGCCATGCCTCTGCTCAAAAAGCGCACCTACTGGAATCTCCTCACCAGATTGAGGCGCTTCATTTAAACCCGAAGGATGCACTGGTCCAAGAGAGCCAAATTCAAGCGGTTCACCAGAGGGGCCATAACCACCACCTTGATCATAAGAATAGACCATCATGACAGGAGAACTTCCAGACCCAGGTCCAGTATTAATAACACCATTTGGGTTTGTGACAGGCGGCGGCGGGTACATGCCATACGTCAAGTTTCTTGGGCTACGATTTGAATTTGTGGGCCTGAATGAGTTGCCCGGAGCTAGGTTAGAAGAAACTGGCTCGTGCCTATGGGGATCGTTCTTATATGACTGCCTATGTCTATCAGACTGGTTCTCAGGCTGAAAGTTTGATCTCTCCACTTGATGCCCATGGCCACGGCCAGCAGCTCGAGCTTTTGCACTGATCCAGCTTCCTTCTCTATCGCCCTGATCACCCCTTTCACTATTGTAGTTTCTTCTGTAGCTTCTTGTACTTGCTTGTCGATCTCTAAAAGGAACCTTCTGCACAGAAaggcaaaaaaacaaaaaaaaaagagctgcTGTATTTAATGTTTCTTCAAACTACTAATTTTAATGGTATTCAAGTTCAGTTATGTTTATTGTTCAACCAAGAAAACTACATCACAAATTACATGTCAAGTAAACTGTAATACTGGTAGAGAGGCATCAGAAAAAATTAAGAACAGTATTGTACCCCCAGTAAAGAACTACTATGTCAGGTTAAGCCATAGCCAACATTTGTGTATCACTTGAAGTTAACATGGGCCAAATAATAAAATTCCTGAGAAAACCTACATCTCTACATTACATTTAGTAACTCCCAAAATACCGAACAAAATATGTATTCCAATTCTAAATATGCTATTGCTCCAAAACAAACAGCCACGGTAAAGCAACACAAGCTAGCTTTCTTCCCAGTGACAAAACATTCCTGAAAGCCAAAAGACCCTTGAGGCTTAAAGAAAGGCTAgtttagtaataataaaaagaatacaGAAGTTGATATTACTGCCTAAACTACTAAAAGATATATCATCTATAACTAGGATCAGAACAGTCACGTAAAAGTTCTTACAGGATTTGGTAGATAGGTTCCAGTACCACCGCGGTACCTCGGTGCTTCTTCTCCATGCCTCTGGAAAACACCGGAAGGTCTCTCAGAACCTGGTTTGAGAGGCACCATAGGTACAAAACGAGGAGCATAGCCCATCATCTGGGTTAAGTTCGCATTGGCCGAAACTGGTCTTCCTGGACCATCCCATGGAAAATGGCCCTGCAAGTACACTGGTGGCACCAGAACAGGGGGTTGGCAGATGAAGGGACCTTGACGTGTATCTTGACAGTACCTCCCATATAACAGATTTTGCAAGTGGCTATCGAAGTCACTTTTCAAAATATCCGGCTCGTGCTCATTAGAGgactcagcagcagcaggagtTCTTAATGCTGTTGAACTAACGTGAGATTCAGGCTGATCGAGATTATCTTGTGGACTGAAATTCTGTTCTGAAGGACTTAGCGGAGAAGCTCCATCCGAATTGTTAGTAACAGATGCGAATTGGATCAGATAGAATGGAACTAAAGGACCTGCAGGAACAAAGGCTACAGGGACCAACCCAGAATTGTCAGTCACCCTCTGCCGAGGGGGACCCACAAGAACTGGTGCAATCGGAATCATCGGGTCTGATCCACTAATATGTGTTGGTTCATAACCGGGTACCTGATGGCTTCTAGCTTGCGTAAAAACCAGAGGTGTAGGGAACTGCTCAGGAATATTATTTCCCATGGTTGGTGTAGGGTTCCACTCTCTAGTTTCGTTGGCTTCCGCAGGAAGCTGCTCAGATGTACTCTCAAGTTGCCAAGCCATCTTTGCTTTGCCATATGTAGTAGTTGGGGCAGGCAAGGAGGTTGGCTTTTTTCCCCATTTGTCCCTCGAAGTTCTGGATATCTTTCCAGAAGGGGCATCCCTGGAAATTTCATAGGAAGTTTTACTTCTTGAAGAACTAGACTGTGACACAGAAGGAACCCTAACATCTGTTGTTTTCGAACTAGGGCTAACATCCGTCCCTCTGCTTGtttgattttgaaatatttCAGCATTATTATCTCGGATAGGCCCCGCATCCTCACTGTCAAACTTTGGGTGACCCCACAGCAGACCACCAGCATTACTGCTTTGCGGCCAagaaacaaagttaaaaccagCGACTGACGACTGCTGCTTGCCATCAACATGAAGCATTTCAGGATTTTTGTTTTCAGAATTAAATCCTCCAGTCAATCCAGCATGGTTATTTTGCCACTGATCATTGTCTTCTTGACTTGGTTCTGCTGCAGCCGAAATATCATGGGTTGGCTCAATATCTTCATCGTGATTGACACTAAGACCAGGATTGGGGAAGTAATGGGACATAGGTGGTGAAACATATCCTTGCGGGATCTGCATATTGTGTGCCCAAGGATGTCCAACGAAGGATAAATTAGGGGTGAAAACTCCCCCCCAATTTCTTTGGGCGTGTGCCGTTGAAGCTAATAAAGGAGATAATGTTACAGGTAGATGGGAGGAAGCCATATGAATCGGCAATTGAATTGGTCCATTGAAGTCATGCAACTTCGCAGAAGCCATTAGATTGACCAGATCCTGCTCCTCCTGGTTCATCTCCTGTTGGATCTCCAATGATTGAGAAACAGAAGCAAGCTCTTCGTTCATAGTGGCAAAACTAACATCATCGTGGTAGCTATTCGAAACACTGTTTGTATCAGAAGCAGCTTGAAGGCTTGATTGGGATGAAGTGTTAATCGAAGACATTGGGTTGTCAGCAGAAGTCAATTTCGTACTTTGACTACCACTGGCCTCTGTACCCGAGTGGTTTCTTCTGTCACTATGATCTAGCCTCAAAGATTTCGCTGATTCTGCCATTGTACCCCGCCTGCCACGAGAGAACACTTCAGCAGAGGAATCCGTCAGATCTGGGCTGGATCGTGTCCTTGCGAATGGGAACCTTGTCTGCCCATTGGAAGTGGAATCATTTACAATGTAGTTAGATTTTAAAGTTTTCGGATCTCTTTCAGTCTGAGCAGTTCCAGTAGGGCCATTGCTTCTCTCAAACTGATCGGAGACTCTTGAGTTGATTTTTGGGCTCTGTGTACGAGAAACCGAAGATTTATTCACCCTATCCAAATTCCGTGAATGTTGGCTGTTTCGGTTAGCGATTTGATCCTCAGCCAGGTTTTCATAGCCAACTCTCGATACAGGATTCTCGCTCCTTTTCTTGATGTTTGATGCACTTCTGATATTGTTTGATTCTTCAACTGGGATGTTCTTTACAGGTTGAATATGTCGTAAACTTGGGCTAGGTGCATCTGGACGATTGCCGCTGCCATGTCTCTCCCATGTGTTCATGAAGAATTGATTCACTTCAGAAATTAAATCTTCATGCGGACATTCAAGTAACCTAGCCAATCTTTTAGCCCCAAATGCAAAAGCACTGCGTATTCTAAAGAAATTGCCTGACAGAAAAACAAAGGCGCATACAACAATAACACATGAGCCTGCCTTCAAGAGGAATCATATTTACTAGCAATGGAATCCGAAAAGTATCAACTACAGAAGGAAAACAATGACCATACAATTGCATACATAAGTGAAAATTACATGAACACATGATGTAGTTCAAGAAGCACTGCAAACAAGAACCATGCATCAAGAGAGCTATTCACATAGCATTTGAAataagtaaagaaaagaaaatgaaaaaaaaaagtggtatCTAATCCCAtcaataatgtaaaaaaaacaAGTCATAAAGTACAACATACTTGGACAAAATGAACAATGGCAAATAGAATGCAAgcaattgattaaaaaaaatactgtcaCCATATggatttaattattattgataTTTAAGTCAACAAGTTAATGACACCATGAAGTCTTGTCATCATGGTAAGCCTTTAAAGGAAGTTAAAT
Above is a genomic segment from Ananas comosus cultivar F153 linkage group 15, ASM154086v1, whole genome shotgun sequence containing:
- the LOC109721046 gene encoding uncharacterized protein LOC109721046 isoform X2, whose translation is MGKHEGWAQPSGVKPNGLLPNQVASVTRVLDAERWMMAEERTAELIACIQPNQPSEERRKAVALYVKRLIMKCFSCQVFTFGSVPLKTYLPDGDIDLTACSNNEDLKDTWANSVRDALENEEKSENAEFRVKEVQYIQAEVKIIKCLVENIVVDISFNQVGGLCTLCFLEEIDALIKKDHLFKRSIILIKAWCYYESRILGAHHGLISTYALETLVLYIFHVFNNSFAGPLEVLYRFLEFFSNFDWENFCVSLWGPVPISSLPDMTAEPPRRDSCDLLLSKQFLECCSRVYAVTPDGQGNQGQPFVSKHFNVIDPLRTNNNLGRSVSKGNFFRIRSAFAFGAKRLARLLECPHEDLISEVNQFFMNTWERHGSGNRPDAPSPSLRHIQPVKNIPVEESNNIRSASNIKKRSENPVSRVGYENLAEDQIANRNSQHSRNLDRVNKSSVSRTQSPKINSRVSDQFERSNGPTGTAQTERDPKTLKSNYIVNDSTSNGQTRFPFARTRSSPDLTDSSAEVFSRGRRGTMAESAKSLRLDHSDRRNHSGTEASGSQSTKLTSADNPMSSINTSSQSSLQAASDTNSVSNSYHDDVSFATMNEELASVSQSLEIQQEMNQEEQDLVNLMASAKLHDFNGPIQLPIHMASSHLPVTLSPLLASTAHAQRNWGGVFTPNLSFVGHPWAHNMQIPQGYVSPPMSHYFPNPGLSVNHDEDIEPTHDISAAAEPSQEDNDQWQNNHAGLTGGFNSENKNPEMLHVDGKQQSSVAGFNFVSWPQSSNAGGLLWGHPKFDSEDAGPIRDNNAEIFQNQTSRGTDVSPSSKTTDVRVPSVSQSSSSRSKTSYEISRDAPSGKISRTSRDKWGKKPTSLPAPTTTYGKAKMAWQLESTSEQLPAEANETREWNPTPTMGNNIPEQFPTPLVFTQARSHQVPGYEPTHISGSDPMIPIAPVLVGPPRQRVTDNSGLVPVAFVPAGPLVPFYLIQFASVTNNSDGASPLSPSEQNFSPQDNLDQPESHVSSTALRTPAAAESSNEHEPDILKSDFDSHLQNLLYGRYCQDTRQGPFICQPPVLVPPVYLQGHFPWDGPGRPVSANANLTQMMGYAPRFVPMVPLKPGSERPSGVFQRHGEEAPRYRGGTGTYLPNPVPFRDRQASTRSYRRNYNSERGDQGDREGSWISAKARAAGRGHGHQVERSNFQPENQSDRHRQSYKNDPHRHEPVSSNLAPGNSFRPTNSNRSPRNLTYGMYPPPPVTNPNGVINTGPGSGSSPVMMVYSYDQGGGYGPSGEPLEFGSLGPVHPSGLNEAPQSGEEIPVGALFEQRHGPYRGSSSCSSPDQPSSPQLRR
- the LOC109720980 gene encoding nodulin-related protein 1: MDSSDYPNTTKPTSSHEPRNPQKHSSSSSSSSPSDLLSSAQVVAGAAMSAIRHDSAALDKGRVAGAAGDLLHAASHYAHLDGDKRFGTYIEKAEGYLHSYQSSHSSTTITTSTTAAAAATTTTTEHSSSSSAHHRKKEEEDEEEEEGEGEEEEAINGVFRRCPECNENGIVRCPVCC
- the LOC109721046 gene encoding uncharacterized protein LOC109721046 isoform X1, producing the protein MGKHEGWAQPSGVKPNGLLPNQVASVTRVLDAERWMMAEERTAELIACIQPNQPSEERRKAVALYVKRLIMKCFSCQVFTFGSVPLKTYLPDGDIDLTACSNNEDLKDTWANSVRDALENEEKSENAEFRVKEVQYIQAEVKIIKCLVENIVVDISFNQVGGLCTLCFLEEIDALIKKDHLFKRSIILIKAWCYYESRILGAHHGLISTYALETLVLYIFHVFNNSFAGPLEVLYRFLEFFSNFDWENFCVSLWGPVPISSLPDMTAEPPRRDSCDLLLSKQFLECCSRVYAVTPDGQGNQGQPFVSKHFNVIDPLRTNNNLGRSVSKGNFFRIRSAFAFGAKRLARLLECPHEDLISEVNQFFMNTWERHGSGNRPDAPSPSLRHIQPVKNIPVEESNNIRSASNIKKRSENPVSRVGYENLAEDQIANRNSQHSRNLDRVNKSSVSRTQSPKINSRVSDQFERSNGPTGTAQTERDPKTLKSNYIVNDSTSNGQTRFPFARTRSSPDLTDSSAEVFSRGRRGTMAESAKSLRLDHSDRRNHSGTEASGSQSTKLTSADNPMSSINTSSQSSLQAASDTNSVSNSYHDDVSFATMNEELASVSQSLEIQQEMNQEEQDLVNLMASAKLHDFNGPIQLPIHMASSHLPVTLSPLLASTAHAQRNWGGVFTPNLSFVGHPWAHNMQIPQGYVSPPMSHYFPNPGLSVNHDEDIEPTHDISAAAEPSQEDNDQWQNNHAGLTGGFNSENKNPEMLHVDGKQQSSVAGFNFVSWPQSSNAGGLLWGHPKFDSEDAGPIRDNNAEIFQNQTSRGTDVSPSSKTTDVRVPSVSQSSSSRSKTSYEISRDAPSGKISRTSRDKWGKKPTSLPAPTTTYGKAKMAWQLESTSEQLPAEANETREWNPTPTMGNNIPEQFPTPLVFTQARSHQVPGYEPTHISGSDPMIPIAPVLVGPPRQRVTDNSGLVPVAFVPAGPLVPFYLIQFASVTNNSDGASPLSPSEQNFSPQDNLDQPESHVSSTALRTPAAAESSNEHEPDILKSDFDSHLQNLLYGRYCQDTRQGPFICQPPVLVPPVYLQGHFPWDGPGRPVSANANLTQMMGYAPRFVPMVPLKPGSERPSGVFQRHGEEAPRYRGGTGTYLPNPKVPFRDRQASTRSYRRNYNSERGDQGDREGSWISAKARAAGRGHGHQVERSNFQPENQSDRHRQSYKNDPHRHEPVSSNLAPGNSFRPTNSNRSPRNLTYGMYPPPPVTNPNGVINTGPGSGSSPVMMVYSYDQGGGYGPSGEPLEFGSLGPVHPSGLNEAPQSGEEIPVGALFEQRHGPYRGSSSCSSPDQPSSPQLRR
- the LOC109721515 gene encoding pentatricopeptide repeat-containing protein At5g66520-like, yielding MARASLPPDASTFPPLLKSIAQLSLPGVGIPIHGRVTKLGFASDVFVSTALVTMYCGFARVGDARKVFDEMPKRNSVSWNAMITGYVHNRRFKEAHGLFSRMLASDCELGEVTVVGALSACAHLGALNQGVWIHNYVKNYGLRLNVFVGTALVDMYMKCGEADEAVKVFRAMRVKNVFSWNALISGFAVNGGGEAAMAAFEAMARESVEPDRVTFLAVLCACCHQGLVDEGRNIFASMQRDFGLEPTIEHYGCVVDLLGRAGFIQEAYELIRTMPMEPDAVIWRAFLSACKVHRNTQFGEIATKKLLELEPDNGENYVLLSNLLSQNRRWVEVGQVRKMISQKGMAKVPGCSSIEIDNVVYEFVVADRSEKHFEEIFRMLDDMKRELKLAGYVADTETASYDIEEEERESSIMHHSEKLALAFALLRTQSGSVIRIAKNLRVCGDCHTFFKLVSRVYRRKIVVRDRIRFHHFSDGVCSCRDYW